The Actinomycetota bacterium genomic interval TCGTCCCTCGAGTTCCGCAAGCTGTACGAGAGGCTGCAAGCGCTGCGAGAGGAGCTCTTCGGCGCGGACAATGAGGCCGTCGCGCCAGCCCCATCCGTTGCCGCGCGGGAGAGGGAGGGAGGAGAGGCGGAGGAGGTGGACTGGCGGGAGCTCCTGCGGGAAGCGGAAGTCAGGGGCGAGGTCTTCCTTTACCCGCGGCTCACGGGAGAGGGCTTTACCAGGGGCCGGATGGAGGCACTGACGCTGGCTGCCGGCGACCGCGTATGCCGCATGCGCGCGCGCTCACGGGCGGAGGACGCGGCGTTGCGCGACCTCCTGGAGAGGCTCTCGTCCCTGCGCGAGTTACGCGTGGTCTCCTACCGCGGCAAGGACTTCATGGTGCAATCACGCAAGGCCTGCGGCAGGATGCCGACTTGCGATTTCGACGTGCAGCTCGCCTCGTATCTTTTGAACCCATCGGGAGTGACGCATGACCTCGATGCCATCGCGGGCCGTTACGCGGCCTGGAGCGAGAGGCGGGCGGCGGGCGGGCAACTGGGTCTTCTCCGCGACGAGGCGGATGAAGGTAAGGAGGAGGCGGACGAGGACGTGGCCTACGCCCTGCTCCTCCCCCGCCTCGCGGAGACTCTTGCGGCGGAGATGAACCTGCGCGGACTGCTCTCCCTCTTCGAGGAGGTGGAGATGCCCCTGCAGGAGGTCCTGGCGGAGATGGAGGTATGCGGAGTGCGCCTGGACCGCGAGGTGCTGGAGGCCATGGAGGCGGAGCTGCAGGAGGAGCTGCGCGTGCTGGAAAGGCAGGCCCACGATATAGCGGGAGAGGCCTTCAACCTCAACTCGCCCCAGCAGCTCTCCCGCATCCTCTTCGAGGTCCTGGGGCTGCCTCCCGTGAAGCGCACGAAGACGGGATACGCCACGGACGTCAGCGTGCTCACGGCGCTGCGTGACAGGCACCCCCTCCCGGACCTGCTCCTTCGCCACCGGGAGCTCTCCAAGCTCCTGAACACCTACGTGAGCGCGCTTCCCAGGATGTTGGACCCGCGCACGGGAAGGCTGCATGCCTGTTTCAACCAGACGGTAACGGCCACCGGAAGGCTGTCCTCCAGCAACCCCAACCTTCAGAACATACCGGTACGCACGCCGCTGGGAAAGAGCATACGCCGGGCCTTCGTGCCCACCTCCACCGACGGGTGCATACTCGCCGCCGATTATTCGCAGATAGAGCTGAGGGTCCTCGCCCACCTCTCGGGAGACGAGAACCTGATGCGCGCCTTCAGGGAGGGCCTGGATATCCACGCCGCCACCGCCTCGGAGGTCTTCTCCATACCCCTCGACGAGGTGGACGACGAGCACCGCCGCCTGGCCAAGGTCATAAACTTCGGCATCATCTACGGGATGAGCCCTTACGGCCTGGCGGAACAGCTCGCCATCAGCGGCGAGGAGGCGGAACGTTACATAGAGGCGTACTTCCGCAGGTATCCCGCCGTACGGGGCTACCTCGACCGCACCGTGCAGGAGGCTTCGCGGCAGGGTTACGTGACCACGGTGCTAGGCCGCAGGCGCGAGATACCCGAGCTTCTGCAGGGAAACGTGCGCCTGCGCAAGCTGGGCGAGAGGCTGGCGTTCAACACCCCCATCCAGGGCAGCGCTG includes:
- the polA gene encoding DNA polymerase I, coding for MTERYVLIDGHSLAYRAFFALPAELATSSGQTTNAVYGFVSMLIKVMEDFKPDAMAVAFDRGRPHFRLERFEEYKAHRKPMPDTLREQIDIIRAVLGAMGITYLEEEGFEADDVLATLAARLTGADEIYIVTGDRDALQLVGDRVRVVANRRGLTDILVYDEQKVEERLGVKPRQVVDYLALKGDTSDNIPGIPGFGEKTAAALISRYGSLDEVYAHLQEIENAKWRRLLEEHRESAYLSRELASLRCDVPLSMPDPSALRLRPWDEEAVRDIFSSLEFRKLYERLQALREELFGADNEAVAPAPSVAAREREGGEAEEVDWRELLREAEVRGEVFLYPRLTGEGFTRGRMEALTLAAGDRVCRMRARSRAEDAALRDLLERLSSLRELRVVSYRGKDFMVQSRKACGRMPTCDFDVQLASYLLNPSGVTHDLDAIAGRYAAWSERRAAGGQLGLLRDEADEGKEEADEDVAYALLLPRLAETLAAEMNLRGLLSLFEEVEMPLQEVLAEMEVCGVRLDREVLEAMEAELQEELRVLERQAHDIAGEAFNLNSPQQLSRILFEVLGLPPVKRTKTGYATDVSVLTALRDRHPLPDLLLRHRELSKLLNTYVSALPRMLDPRTGRLHACFNQTVTATGRLSSSNPNLQNIPVRTPLGKSIRRAFVPTSTDGCILAADYSQIELRVLAHLSGDENLMRAFREGLDIHAATASEVFSIPLDEVDDEHRRLAKVINFGIIYGMSPYGLAEQLAISGEEAERYIEAYFRRYPAVRGYLDRTVQEASRQGYVTTVLGRRREIPELLQGNVRLRKLGERLAFNTPIQGSAADIIKLAMLRVHRRLREERLRSRMVLQVHDELIFDVEAGEADVLPELVREEMENAFSLRVPLVVETGMGASWYEAK